In Deltaproteobacteria bacterium, a single window of DNA contains:
- a CDS encoding four helix bundle protein codes for MAQYEHLPVFKAIYDFNIYFHTLSRGFPKDVRYGLAGEVRTLASYVMNQVVLANTAAAKGPHLVRAETSLELMKIKVRMLRDLKAMKVSSYKYASSTLIDISKQIAAWKTWSENGRSKGRQT; via the coding sequence ATGGCCCAGTACGAGCACCTCCCCGTCTTCAAAGCGATCTACGACTTCAACATCTACTTCCACACGCTCTCGCGAGGCTTCCCCAAGGATGTGCGCTATGGCCTTGCGGGCGAGGTGCGGACATTGGCCAGTTACGTCATGAACCAAGTGGTGCTGGCCAACACCGCCGCGGCCAAAGGGCCGCACCTGGTGCGGGCCGAGACCAGCCTGGAACTCATGAAGATCAAAGTCCGTATGTTGCGCGACCTCAAGGCGATGAAGGTCAGCAGCTACAAATACGCCAGCAGCACCTTAATAGACATATCCAAGCAAATCGCCGCCTGGAAGACCTGGTCCGAAAACGGCAGGAGCAAGGGCCGCCAGACTTGA